Proteins encoded by one window of Cylindrospermum stagnale PCC 7417:
- a CDS encoding helicase-related protein, translated as MPTHDIIDNRNQKLVDQINRILDTTESAKFAVGYFFLSGFTAIAKPLTNIKQLRLLIGNTSNRETIEQIAQGYRRLELIADKIEAQTYPKRSEEKRMAQDTAANIRSSIELMDQTDEAETLVKNLVQMIEEKRLQVRVYTKGTLHAKAYIFDYGTIYDAKGRLLERTEKGIAVVGSSNLTLSGISHNTELNVIIHGNDNHRELTNWFEELWNEAEDFNEALMREMKQSWAVSPVTPYDIYMKTLYSLVKDRLEDINPKDLILQDDEITKQLAEFQKVAVNNAVQNIRDYGGAFVSDVVGLGKSFIGAAIVKRFEQTERARPLIICPAPLLEMWERYNEVYQLNARILSMGMLKEGEESGFKVLLEDFKYKDRDFVLIDESHNLRNHNTQRYKVLETFLAAGKRCCLLTATPRNKSAWDIYHQLKLFHQDDNTDLPIDPPNLKEYFQLVEKGEKKLPELLSHILIRRTRNHILRFYGRDSQTHKDVDSTNFREYLDGTRRAYVVVGGKHRFFPKRELETIEYSIEDTYQGLYQELRQYMGKSRKRQLVKPPTNELSYARYGLWNYVLKDKQKQEPYNTLQRAGSNLRGLMRVLLFKRFESSVYAFQETIKKLLLVHERFVNALSQGFIPAGEEAQTLLSEDVNAGEEQDLIDGLRQVSDKYDLADFDGKKLQQHIAHDINIFKKIIALVEPITPDKDAKLQTLLKWLNKPLLRDKKRLIFTQYADTARYLYENLNPQGKCDDIEVIYSGSNKNKSRLVGRFAPNANREYKFKSGESEINTLVATDVLAEGLNLQDGDLIINYDLHWNPVKLIQRFGRIDRIGSEKDIIYGYNFLPELGIERNLGLRQKLKNRIQEIHDTIGEDAAILDGSEQLNEEAMYAIYEQEAKQLSLFDNDEEDFLNLNEAEEILRKLQKDNPEEFERIANLPQGIRTAKFSLQHQGTFVFCEASDPNRPDIKGYQQLFLLDNKGNIVSRDIPRILGAIKADSTIPSITVPQNHNSQVMGVKNLFAEEVKHRQAEREFNQRLTQGQRYILRELRMLFKIIVDEEVKSQINILEKAFRSSLTQVVNRELNILRRNGITGEELFNQLVRIYRQHNIQEWVNHHSISELSRPIPMIICSEGFIIHNS; from the coding sequence ATGCCCACACACGACATAATAGACAACCGAAATCAAAAATTAGTAGACCAAATAAACCGCATACTCGACACTACAGAATCTGCAAAATTTGCAGTTGGTTACTTCTTTCTTTCCGGTTTCACCGCTATAGCTAAACCCCTCACCAATATTAAACAACTCCGCTTATTAATTGGAAACACCAGCAACCGCGAAACTATCGAACAAATAGCCCAAGGATATCGCAGATTAGAATTAATAGCCGATAAAATCGAAGCCCAAACCTACCCAAAACGCAGCGAAGAAAAACGGATGGCTCAAGATACAGCAGCTAATATCCGTTCTAGCATAGAACTAATGGATCAGACAGACGAAGCTGAAACATTAGTTAAAAATCTCGTGCAGATGATAGAAGAAAAACGGCTGCAAGTCCGTGTTTACACCAAAGGAACATTACACGCTAAAGCCTATATTTTCGATTATGGTACTATATATGATGCTAAAGGTAGATTATTAGAACGGACAGAGAAAGGTATCGCTGTAGTTGGTTCTTCCAACCTTACCCTTTCTGGTATCTCCCATAATACAGAACTCAACGTCATCATTCACGGTAACGATAACCATAGAGAATTAACTAACTGGTTTGAAGAACTTTGGAACGAAGCAGAAGATTTTAATGAAGCTTTAATGCGGGAAATGAAACAATCTTGGGCTGTTTCTCCAGTCACTCCTTATGATATTTATATGAAAACTCTCTATAGTTTAGTCAAAGATAGATTAGAAGATATAAACCCCAAAGATTTAATTTTACAAGATGACGAAATTACTAAACAATTAGCTGAGTTTCAAAAAGTTGCTGTTAATAACGCAGTTCAAAATATCCGCGACTATGGAGGTGCTTTTGTTTCTGATGTTGTCGGACTAGGTAAAAGCTTTATCGGTGCTGCAATTGTTAAACGTTTTGAACAAACAGAACGCGCACGTCCTTTAATTATTTGTCCCGCACCGCTGCTAGAAATGTGGGAACGTTATAATGAAGTTTACCAGCTAAATGCTCGCATTTTATCAATGGGAATGCTGAAAGAAGGTGAGGAAAGCGGGTTTAAGGTTTTATTAGAAGATTTCAAATATAAGGATAGAGATTTTGTTTTAATTGACGAAAGTCATAATTTGCGAAATCACAATACCCAAAGATATAAAGTTTTAGAAACTTTTTTAGCTGCTGGTAAACGTTGTTGCTTGCTAACTGCAACTCCCCGCAATAAAAGTGCTTGGGATATTTACCACCAATTAAAGCTATTTCACCAAGATGATAATACAGATTTACCGATAGACCCCCCAAACTTAAAGGAATATTTCCAGTTAGTCGAAAAAGGAGAGAAAAAATTACCAGAATTACTCTCGCATATTCTGATTCGTCGCACCCGTAACCATATCTTACGTTTTTATGGACGTGACTCACAAACCCATAAAGATGTAGACTCAACTAACTTTCGAGAATACCTCGACGGAACCCGACGCGCTTATGTGGTTGTCGGTGGTAAACATCGTTTTTTCCCGAAGCGAGAATTAGAAACTATTGAGTACAGTATTGAGGATACATACCAAGGACTGTACCAGGAATTACGTCAATACATGGGTAAGTCTCGCAAGCGTCAATTAGTCAAACCACCCACTAATGAACTTAGCTATGCGCGATATGGACTTTGGAATTATGTTTTAAAGGATAAACAAAAGCAAGAACCTTATAATACTTTACAGCGTGCGGGTTCTAATCTGCGCGGACTGATGCGAGTGTTGTTATTTAAACGCTTTGAGTCGAGTGTTTATGCTTTCCAAGAAACTATTAAAAAATTATTGTTAGTCCATGAAAGATTTGTCAATGCGCTATCTCAAGGTTTTATTCCCGCAGGAGAAGAAGCGCAAACTCTGCTATCGGAAGATGTTAACGCAGGGGAGGAGCAAGATTTGATTGATGGGTTACGTCAAGTTTCTGATAAATATGATTTAGCAGACTTTGATGGAAAGAAGTTACAGCAGCATATCGCACATGATATTAATATTTTTAAAAAGATTATAGCATTAGTTGAGCCAATTACGCCTGATAAAGATGCTAAATTACAAACTTTGCTTAAATGGTTAAATAAACCTCTTCTTAGGGATAAAAAAAGGTTAATTTTTACTCAATATGCTGATACTGCTAGATACCTTTATGAGAATTTAAACCCCCAAGGTAAATGTGATGATATTGAGGTAATTTATAGCGGTAGCAATAAGAATAAATCTCGTTTGGTGGGAAGATTTGCACCTAATGCTAATCGGGAATATAAATTTAAGTCTGGGGAATCGGAAATAAATACCCTTGTTGCTACCGATGTTTTAGCAGAAGGGTTAAATCTCCAAGATGGGGATTTAATTATAAATTATGATTTACACTGGAACCCAGTTAAATTAATTCAACGTTTTGGCAGAATTGATAGAATTGGCAGCGAAAAGGATATAATTTATGGATATAATTTTTTACCTGAGTTAGGTATTGAACGCAATTTAGGTTTAAGGCAAAAGCTGAAAAATAGGATTCAGGAAATTCATGATACTATCGGTGAAGATGCAGCGATTCTTGATGGTAGTGAACAATTAAATGAAGAAGCAATGTATGCTATTTATGAGCAAGAAGCTAAACAATTGAGTCTCTTTGATAATGACGAAGAGGATTTTTTGAATTTAAATGAAGCTGAGGAAATTCTCAGAAAATTACAGAAAGATAATCCAGAAGAATTTGAGCGAATTGCTAATTTACCCCAGGGTATCCGCACTGCTAAATTCTCATTACAGCATCAGGGTACTTTTGTTTTTTGTGAAGCATCAGACCCAAATCGACCGGATATCAAGGGTTATCAACAATTGTTTTTATTAGATAATAAGGGAAATATAGTTTCTAGAGACATTCCCCGCATTTTGGGTGCAATTAAAGCTGATTCTACTATTCCTAGTATAACAGTTCCTCAAAACCATAACTCTCAGGTTATGGGTGTGAAAAATCTATTTGCTGAAGAGGTGAAACATCGTCAAGCAGAAAGAGAATTTAACCAGCGCTTGACTCAGGGACAACGATATATTTTACGTGAGTTAAGAATGTTATTTAAAATAATAGTTGACGAAGAAGTAAAAAGTCAAATAAATATTTTAGAAAAGGCGTTTCGCAGTTCTCTGACTCAAGTGGTCAATCGGGAATTAAATATACTGCGACGCAATGGAATAACAGGTGAAGAATTGTTTAATCAACTGGTGCGTATTTACCGCCAGCATAATATACAGGAGTGGGTGAATCATCATAGTATTTCAGAATTATCTCGGCCAATTCCCATGATTATATGCAGTGAGGGATTTATAATTCATAATTCATAA